One Gimesia aquarii DNA segment encodes these proteins:
- a CDS encoding radical SAM protein — protein sequence MIEIPNLEIHASYACNLSCKSCSHFSDQRIGKNVPFEEIVDQMMQWSGRIQPKVFSILGGEPALNKQLVQIVRECRKQWPFSKLRLISNGFFLKNHPGLPRVLQQTGCELDISVHHDGAEYTEKLIPVRKLLEEWKKQYSFKLTFRPSAAKWRTTFEGFGSEMVPFNDGNPEESYKICVAKHCPQIHEGKIWKCPQLAYLNLMDRKYRLPAVWDQYLAYRPLHPECSDEELEKFFKTRVEAACSMCPAHHRYFKIPSPLVREKMAPVVAEPNSL from the coding sequence ATGATAGAAATACCGAATTTGGAAATCCACGCAAGCTATGCTTGTAACTTGTCTTGTAAGAGTTGCTCACATTTTAGCGACCAGAGAATCGGTAAGAACGTTCCATTCGAAGAGATCGTTGATCAAATGATGCAGTGGAGCGGGCGTATTCAACCCAAAGTATTTTCAATATTAGGGGGAGAGCCTGCGCTCAATAAGCAATTGGTGCAAATCGTGCGCGAGTGCAGAAAACAGTGGCCGTTTTCTAAACTACGATTGATTTCAAATGGTTTTTTTCTGAAAAATCACCCGGGGCTTCCTCGCGTGTTGCAGCAGACAGGCTGTGAATTAGACATTTCAGTTCATCATGACGGAGCTGAATATACCGAAAAATTGATTCCTGTCAGAAAGCTGCTTGAAGAATGGAAAAAGCAATATAGTTTTAAATTAACATTTCGGCCCTCAGCGGCCAAATGGCGAACGACATTTGAGGGTTTTGGTTCTGAGATGGTGCCGTTCAACGATGGGAATCCGGAAGAAAGCTACAAAATCTGTGTGGCAAAACATTGTCCACAGATTCATGAAGGAAAAATTTGGAAGTGCCCTCAGCTGGCTTATTTAAATTTGATGGACCGCAAGTATCGTCTTCCTGCTGTCTGGGATCAATATTTGGCGTATCGACCTCTGCATCCGGAGTGCTCAGATGAAGAACTGGAAAAATTCTTCAAAACAAGAGTAGAAGCAGCATGTTCGATGTGCCCGGCACACCATCGGTATTTTAAGATTCCTTCGCCGTTGGTAAGAGAGAAAATGGCTCCCGTTGTTGCTGAGCCCAATTCACTTTGA
- a CDS encoding glycosyltransferase family 29 protein: MDSISVIIPARGGSMRIPGKNMIDWRGKPLILWSIEYAQQEGFQPIVITDCSEIAAYSCQCGAAVLDEPTELTAPEVKIISVAQWAAEKLQTHLILLQCTSPIRRPGLIKEAVEKLKRSDSVYAGARLPSEFMVDKTGNIFNRAMSVDGTPPFSQELKDDPQWLLTGALFAMRYPQMMDQSDCLFGDVDVLEVDWKDTVDIDWPEDIERPSVVVVGNASNLKDRKIGWLIDDHDVVVRSNFYRTEGFEESAGSRTTHWSIVCVRGAIDILDESGPKDCSAYTEVWPRYSGDESLYEETCKRLHNIKSTQKICGHYILKNFGRYNTDRQRVECLTTGVVTIANAVDRWGPPVHVAGFGSADKFVSGYYYDKDQVFKKYHDYETERLLLNEWEAEGYIRRIDQ, encoded by the coding sequence ATGGATAGCATATCAGTCATCATCCCAGCCAGGGGAGGAAGCATGAGGATTCCCGGCAAAAACATGATCGACTGGAGAGGAAAACCTTTAATCCTATGGTCTATTGAGTATGCACAGCAGGAGGGGTTTCAACCGATTGTGATTACTGATTGTAGTGAGATTGCAGCATACTCATGCCAATGCGGTGCTGCTGTTCTCGACGAACCGACTGAGCTTACAGCACCAGAAGTTAAGATTATCAGTGTTGCCCAGTGGGCGGCTGAAAAATTGCAAACCCATTTGATTCTGTTGCAATGCACCTCTCCGATTCGTAGACCAGGCCTGATTAAAGAAGCAGTTGAAAAACTGAAACGCTCTGACAGTGTTTACGCAGGAGCGCGATTGCCATCGGAGTTTATGGTTGACAAAACCGGGAATATTTTCAACAGAGCTATGTCTGTCGATGGGACGCCACCGTTTAGCCAGGAGTTAAAAGACGATCCTCAGTGGTTGTTAACGGGGGCATTATTTGCGATGCGTTACCCTCAGATGATGGATCAATCTGATTGCCTTTTTGGTGATGTGGATGTGTTGGAAGTTGATTGGAAGGATACAGTCGATATTGACTGGCCGGAAGATATCGAAAGACCAAGCGTTGTTGTCGTGGGTAATGCATCAAATCTGAAAGATAGAAAAATTGGTTGGTTAATCGATGATCATGACGTCGTCGTGCGGAGTAACTTTTATCGAACAGAAGGGTTCGAAGAATCGGCGGGGTCGCGCACAACTCATTGGTCGATCGTCTGTGTACGTGGTGCTATCGATATTTTAGATGAATCAGGCCCTAAAGATTGCTCAGCTTACACAGAAGTGTGGCCAAGATATTCTGGTGACGAGTCTCTTTACGAAGAAACTTGCAAACGGCTTCACAATATCAAAAGCACGCAGAAGATTTGTGGTCACTATATTCTAAAAAACTTTGGTCGTTATAACACGGATCGACAACGCGTTGAGTGTCTGACTACCGGTGTGGTCACAATTGCCAATGCCGTTGATCGTTGGGGACCACCGGTTCATGTGGCAGGATTTGGTTCAGCAGATAAATTCGTATCCGGATACTATTACGATAAAGACCAGGTATTTAAAAAATATCATGATTACGAAACTGAGCGGTTGTTGTTGAATGAATGGGAAGCAGAAGGATACATTCGAAGGATTGATCAATGA
- a CDS encoding glycosyltransferase family 2 protein, with protein MSTLISSANKISRFPSFSCIHRGDVIGTASVPQTRQGKQVLPVYECRIHKKCIAKGSLKKNGIASCVNCRDRNKSLAHLARLEANNAEQTRYDLDVFVPYFRNLHLVPQTIDSILWQTNVKPFVHLVNDCSREDDAELKRRYGHLLNIRWHKTKKNSGPYAIANGLFYHMVSDVIGIVDSDDIILPTHFEKALSALKENEADVYGSSMQQFLNPLENHNTRNATIVERVPVIDSGARPDCIPYPRIINGTMVIKKKTFRDLNGFDGSMFCGADTEFSQRLQFPSDFNIKLHISKEITALRRVCSNSLSNSDTRFGLKSFERDAVTKASVKRYNLWKSQKKIDPTAFGNLHACKDVFEQLPPVSFLREGRKTACIATIPRRVYALEATLNSLIDQVDSIKIYLNNFKHIPDFLKNDKIELIFGDNRRKGSTKFFWADKITGYIFTCDDDLVYPSDYVQVMSTAIDRYKCLVGAHGNILKPGKITNYYKDRTVLDARKAVPKDTFVDILGTGAIAFHTDDIKMSMDDMDMPDMEDIAIFKLSYNHSYTKVVVAHPEGWFQSSTHNNDLGLYGDAVLDGSKETEVINEHKNHR; from the coding sequence ATGTCAACTTTGATTTCATCAGCGAATAAAATATCACGTTTTCCCAGTTTTAGTTGTATTCATCGGGGAGATGTGATTGGTACAGCATCGGTACCACAGACTCGCCAAGGCAAACAAGTGCTCCCTGTGTATGAATGCCGTATTCACAAAAAATGTATTGCGAAAGGAAGTTTAAAGAAAAACGGCATCGCGAGTTGTGTCAATTGTAGAGACCGTAATAAGTCTTTAGCCCATTTGGCAAGACTTGAAGCGAACAATGCAGAGCAAACTCGCTATGACCTAGATGTCTTCGTGCCCTACTTTCGAAACCTGCACTTAGTTCCTCAAACAATTGACTCCATTCTCTGGCAAACAAATGTGAAACCCTTCGTTCATTTAGTCAATGACTGCTCACGAGAAGATGATGCGGAACTAAAGCGGCGATATGGTCATCTACTAAATATTCGATGGCATAAAACAAAAAAGAATAGCGGTCCTTATGCGATTGCCAATGGCCTTTTTTATCACATGGTTTCGGACGTTATTGGGATTGTCGATTCTGATGACATTATTCTGCCGACTCATTTTGAGAAAGCACTTTCTGCCTTGAAAGAAAATGAAGCTGATGTTTACGGTTCTTCGATGCAGCAATTTTTAAATCCTCTTGAAAATCATAACACAAGAAATGCAACAATTGTTGAGAGAGTGCCGGTAATTGATTCTGGTGCAAGACCGGATTGTATCCCTTACCCACGGATCATCAATGGAACAATGGTGATCAAAAAGAAAACGTTTCGCGATCTAAATGGTTTTGATGGCAGCATGTTCTGTGGAGCGGATACAGAATTTTCTCAACGGTTGCAGTTCCCGAGTGATTTCAATATCAAACTTCACATTTCGAAAGAGATTACTGCGTTGAGAAGGGTTTGCAGCAATAGTCTGTCCAATAGTGACACACGATTTGGCCTCAAGTCTTTTGAAAGAGATGCCGTTACAAAAGCCAGTGTGAAAAGATACAACCTCTGGAAGTCCCAGAAAAAAATCGATCCGACTGCATTTGGTAATTTACATGCTTGTAAAGATGTGTTTGAACAACTCCCGCCTGTGAGTTTTTTGCGAGAGGGCAGGAAGACGGCTTGTATCGCAACCATACCTCGACGTGTCTACGCACTTGAGGCGACTCTGAACTCGCTCATCGATCAAGTTGATTCGATTAAAATCTATTTAAACAATTTTAAACATATTCCCGATTTTTTGAAGAACGACAAAATTGAATTGATCTTTGGCGACAATCGTCGGAAAGGGTCCACCAAGTTTTTTTGGGCAGACAAAATTACGGGGTATATCTTTACTTGTGACGATGATTTGGTTTATCCCTCTGATTACGTCCAGGTAATGAGTACAGCCATTGACCGTTACAAATGCCTTGTCGGCGCTCATGGCAATATTTTGAAACCAGGCAAGATCACAAACTATTACAAAGATCGCACGGTTCTTGATGCCAGGAAAGCAGTACCCAAAGACACATTCGTCGATATTCTTGGAACAGGCGCGATCGCCTTTCACACGGATGACATCAAAATGTCTATGGATGACATGGACATGCCTGATATGGAAGATATTGCCATTTTCAAGCTGTCTTACAACCATTCCTACACAAAAGTTGTGGTCGCTCATCCTGAGGGCTGGTTTCAATCTTCTACCCATAACAACGATTTGGGTCTTTACGGAGATGCTGTTTTGGATGGCTCAAAAGAAACAGAGGTGATCAACGAACACAAGAATCATCGGTAG
- a CDS encoding glycosyltransferase, translating into MLNRQEKIAIIFDHITRPETTGLYCLRALQELADVTHFHPEQLANSDFASFDLVLHIDDGLRYRLPTFKCRSAYWAIDTHLDFDWALQRSQLFDFVFTAQRDGADQLQQAGIENAQWLPLACDPEIHGRKKVAAQYDLSFVGNSFPGERDKLLKLLSEKYPHSYFGQADYREMSTIYSGAKIVFNRSLKNDINMRVFETIASGALLITNDLSENGLSTLFQNKKHLVTYRDADELIKVIDHYLKHAEERKHIASAGYTEVLAHHTYRNRMQEILNTVEGMSDKSPTSKSLVSQRVLSPDSAARPFKSRSYFEFSRPEVQALVPLSAKRILDIGCGTGRLGEGLKERQKCHVTGIELDETAANQTKKRLDKVVIQNVADVDFHFPENQFDCIVCADILEHLREPGDLLKKIRSWLSSDGSLVISIPNVRHHSVITSLLAGNWTYESAGLLDDDHVRFFTRREMEKLLFRTGFNVDQIQSVCGPGDEDRKQSGDVRQLNISGLQVTAKTEAEANEFFTYQYLLRAVPAKRREDKLTSIIVVTHNQLSYTHQCVESIQLRTGEPYELIFIDNGSTDGTPEYLQSIAGATVILNEENRGFPAAVNQGIEAAQGDNVLLLNNDTIVTTGWLRHMLDALESDKTIGLVGPCSNNISGPQQVPVDYLQLNELDGFAWDRGNALSGSVTDLDRLVGFCMLIKREVIEQIGRFDEQFGMGNFEDDDFCRRAQAVGFRTVVAEASFIHHFASVTFKATGVNFSKLMQENQQKYENKWATQNTTPNQDHCSRLSLCMIVRDNERTIHDALSSIKPWVDEMIVVDTGSRDRTPEIAGELGAQVFHFPWCDDFSAARNKSLKHATGDWLFWMDSDDTISEEQGCKLRELIDRSHQENILGYVMQVHCPTNSANGQHQDMTVVDHIKLFRNRPDLQFEHRIHEQIIPAIRRANGDVAWTDIFVTHSGSDQTEQGQQRKLERDFRLLHLDLDDRPDHPFVLFNLGMTYADANQYETAIRHLERCLEVSSPQESHVRKAYALLVSSLQRLSRHSDGEKICQHGLGFYPDDPELLFRSAMLHHHFGRLDEAETAYRSILDHNSDRHFSSTDQGIFGFKTYHNLAVVLADKKRWREAASVWEQITQEEPNFIPAWRGLAEMYQHLKDEKGMLKLMNALNQHPQINQEDVLDGPLSAATHSTA; encoded by the coding sequence ATGTTGAATCGACAAGAAAAAATCGCAATTATATTCGATCACATCACCCGTCCTGAAACAACAGGATTGTATTGTTTACGTGCGTTGCAAGAGCTTGCGGATGTGACGCATTTTCACCCAGAGCAATTAGCAAATAGTGATTTTGCCTCATTTGATCTGGTATTACATATTGATGACGGATTGCGTTATCGACTTCCAACCTTCAAGTGTCGTAGTGCTTATTGGGCCATTGATACACACCTAGACTTTGATTGGGCGCTACAACGGTCACAATTGTTTGATTTTGTATTTACGGCTCAGCGGGATGGTGCGGATCAACTGCAACAAGCCGGAATTGAAAATGCGCAGTGGTTACCATTGGCCTGTGATCCTGAAATTCATGGTCGGAAGAAGGTTGCGGCTCAATACGATCTCAGTTTTGTGGGAAATTCTTTTCCAGGAGAGCGTGACAAGTTATTGAAACTTTTGTCAGAAAAATATCCCCATTCTTATTTTGGCCAAGCTGATTACCGCGAGATGTCAACCATTTACTCTGGGGCGAAAATCGTTTTCAATCGCAGTTTGAAGAATGATATCAACATGCGAGTCTTCGAAACGATCGCCAGCGGGGCATTGTTGATTACAAATGATTTGAGCGAGAATGGATTGTCCACGTTATTTCAGAACAAAAAGCATTTGGTTACGTATCGCGATGCAGACGAGTTAATCAAAGTCATTGATCATTATTTGAAGCATGCTGAGGAACGGAAACACATTGCTTCGGCCGGTTACACAGAGGTTCTAGCACATCATACCTATCGAAATCGGATGCAGGAGATTCTCAATACTGTCGAAGGAATGTCTGATAAATCTCCTACTTCAAAGTCGTTGGTCTCTCAGAGAGTTCTCTCTCCGGACTCAGCTGCACGTCCCTTCAAAAGTCGTTCCTATTTTGAATTTTCTCGTCCGGAAGTTCAGGCACTAGTCCCACTTTCTGCAAAACGAATCTTAGATATCGGCTGTGGGACCGGACGGCTGGGTGAAGGATTGAAAGAACGGCAGAAGTGTCATGTAACCGGAATTGAGTTAGATGAGACTGCCGCCAATCAAACCAAAAAACGATTGGACAAGGTCGTCATACAAAACGTTGCAGATGTCGATTTTCATTTTCCAGAGAATCAGTTTGACTGTATTGTTTGCGCGGACATCCTGGAACATCTACGCGAGCCGGGTGACCTACTCAAAAAAATACGAAGTTGGCTGAGCTCAGACGGTTCGCTTGTCATCAGTATTCCTAACGTGAGACACCATAGTGTGATCACATCATTATTAGCAGGTAATTGGACTTACGAATCTGCAGGATTGCTTGATGATGATCATGTCCGATTTTTTACCCGTAGAGAAATGGAAAAACTGCTTTTTCGCACTGGTTTTAATGTAGATCAAATACAGTCTGTTTGCGGTCCTGGGGATGAAGATCGCAAACAGAGTGGGGATGTCAGGCAGCTCAACATTTCAGGTTTACAGGTGACAGCAAAAACTGAGGCAGAGGCAAATGAGTTCTTTACTTACCAGTACCTCTTGCGAGCGGTTCCAGCTAAACGTCGTGAAGACAAACTTACATCGATCATTGTCGTCACTCATAATCAACTTTCTTACACGCACCAGTGTGTTGAGAGTATTCAGTTACGAACTGGTGAACCGTATGAGTTGATTTTTATCGATAACGGGTCGACTGACGGTACACCAGAATATCTGCAAAGCATCGCAGGCGCGACCGTCATTCTCAATGAAGAGAATCGTGGTTTCCCAGCTGCCGTCAACCAGGGAATTGAAGCAGCACAAGGAGACAACGTTCTTTTGCTCAACAATGATACCATTGTTACCACTGGCTGGTTACGTCACATGCTTGATGCGCTGGAAAGTGATAAAACAATTGGTTTAGTTGGTCCCTGTTCCAACAACATTAGCGGACCTCAGCAAGTGCCCGTTGATTACCTGCAACTCAACGAACTGGACGGTTTTGCCTGGGATCGAGGTAATGCATTGTCCGGTTCTGTGACCGATCTTGATCGGCTGGTAGGGTTTTGCATGTTAATCAAGCGTGAGGTGATCGAGCAAATTGGTAGATTCGATGAACAATTTGGCATGGGTAATTTTGAAGATGATGATTTCTGCCGCCGAGCTCAGGCAGTCGGCTTTCGGACGGTAGTGGCAGAAGCCTCTTTTATACATCATTTTGCCAGCGTGACTTTCAAAGCCACTGGAGTCAACTTCAGCAAATTGATGCAAGAAAACCAACAGAAGTATGAAAACAAGTGGGCAACTCAAAATACTACTCCAAATCAAGATCATTGCTCACGGCTTTCACTCTGTATGATCGTGCGAGATAACGAACGAACGATTCATGATGCCCTTAGTAGTATCAAACCGTGGGTTGATGAAATGATTGTGGTCGATACCGGTTCACGGGACCGCACTCCGGAAATCGCAGGAGAGCTTGGTGCCCAGGTATTTCATTTTCCCTGGTGCGATGATTTTTCCGCTGCCAGGAATAAGTCATTGAAACATGCCACCGGTGATTGGCTCTTCTGGATGGATTCCGACGATACCATCAGCGAAGAACAAGGCTGTAAACTGCGGGAACTTATTGATCGTTCGCATCAGGAAAATATTCTTGGTTATGTGATGCAAGTACATTGCCCGACCAATTCTGCAAACGGTCAGCATCAAGACATGACGGTAGTAGACCACATCAAGCTATTTCGCAATCGTCCTGATTTACAGTTTGAGCATCGAATTCATGAACAAATCATTCCTGCAATCCGTAGAGCAAACGGGGATGTTGCTTGGACAGATATTTTTGTTACGCACTCGGGCAGTGATCAAACGGAGCAGGGACAGCAACGCAAGTTGGAACGAGATTTCCGACTACTGCATCTCGATCTCGATGACCGTCCTGATCACCCCTTCGTCTTATTCAATCTTGGTATGACCTATGCCGATGCGAATCAGTACGAAACAGCAATTCGCCATTTGGAGCGTTGTCTGGAAGTTTCTTCACCACAGGAGTCTCATGTCCGGAAAGCATACGCGTTATTGGTCAGTTCCTTACAGCGACTTTCACGTCATTCAGATGGAGAGAAAATCTGTCAGCATGGGCTTGGTTTTTACCCTGACGACCCCGAGTTGCTGTTCCGAAGTGCCATGCTACACCATCATTTCGGTCGCTTGGACGAAGCAGAAACAGCTTATCGGTCAATACTTGACCACAACTCCGACCGCCATTTTTCTAGTACCGATCAAGGCATTTTCGGTTTCAAAACCTATCACAATCTCGCTGTTGTGTTAGCAGATAAAAAGCGTTGGCGGGAAGCTGCCAGTGTTTGGGAACAGATCACTCAAGAAGAACCAAATTTCATTCCCGCCTGGCGCGGATTGGCTGAGATGTACCAGCATCTTAAGGATGAAAAAGGAATGCTGAAATTGATGAATGCACTTAACCAACATCCACAGATTAATCAGGAAGATGTATTGGATGGTCCGTTGTCTGCTGCAACGCACTCAACGGCATGA
- a CDS encoding integrase core domain-containing protein translates to MSKIFHPLLVLIASATDNELAKYVEYLKHENAILRSRLPKQIHTTYEERQTLLKYGKVLGRAIEELISIVSPATFVRWVRNGKNGRPKPKNSKGGKRKPQEIRELVIKIAIETGFGYTRIIGELRKLGIKKISRQTVRNILKEEGIEPGPDRTSDSWNEFLKRHGETLWGCDFFSVKSVTTKGVRDLYVMVFLYLQTREAIVTESTEHPNSAWVCEQTQKFIERSRGRETKPTMIIHDRDGKYTKEFTETLQQSGIKTSPLPIASPNLNGRCERFIETIKLECLEKFIIFGKQHLDHLVSDFTKYYNTRRSHTARDHLPPIRELPEEVEKLSLGEVQVISHIGGLVKSFERKAA, encoded by the coding sequence ATGAGCAAAATATTCCACCCACTATTGGTATTAATTGCCTCAGCTACCGATAATGAATTGGCGAAATATGTCGAATACCTCAAACATGAGAATGCGATTCTGCGTTCCAGACTGCCGAAGCAAATCCATACAACTTATGAAGAACGCCAAACTCTGTTGAAATATGGAAAGGTTCTTGGTCGAGCCATTGAGGAACTGATTTCAATAGTCAGTCCAGCGACATTTGTCCGGTGGGTTCGGAATGGCAAGAATGGCAGACCCAAGCCTAAAAATTCTAAAGGCGGTAAAAGGAAGCCTCAGGAGATTCGTGAGTTAGTCATCAAAATCGCCATTGAAACTGGTTTCGGTTACACCCGCATTATTGGAGAGCTTCGGAAACTGGGTATCAAAAAAATTAGCCGACAGACTGTACGAAATATCTTGAAGGAAGAGGGGATTGAACCCGGTCCTGACCGAACTTCAGACTCGTGGAACGAATTTCTTAAGAGGCACGGTGAAACTCTCTGGGGTTGTGACTTCTTCTCGGTCAAATCTGTGACGACCAAGGGAGTCCGTGATCTGTATGTGATGGTCTTTCTGTATTTACAAACACGAGAAGCAATTGTCACCGAATCCACCGAACATCCCAACTCAGCCTGGGTTTGTGAACAAACTCAGAAATTCATTGAGCGGAGCAGGGGGCGAGAAACTAAACCAACAATGATCATTCACGACCGGGATGGAAAATACACGAAAGAATTCACTGAGACGTTGCAGCAATCCGGTATCAAGACAAGTCCGCTTCCGATAGCATCTCCGAATCTGAATGGAAGATGTGAGCGATTCATTGAAACGATCAAGTTGGAATGCCTGGAAAAGTTTATCATTTTCGGCAAACAACATCTGGATCATCTGGTTTCCGATTTTACAAAGTACTACAACACGCGACGCTCGCACACAGCACGAGACCATCTCCCACCAATTCGAGAACTTCCAGAAGAAGTAGAGAAATTATCACTGGGTGAAGTCCAAGTAATTTCACACATTGGTGGTTTAGTAAAATCATTTGAGCGGAAAGCGGCTTAA
- a CDS encoding EF-hand domain-containing protein codes for MSLQEFINRQAPKQPIFLNEFRFLDADHNQLLTKNEFLATVSKEQQSRALRDFTVFNLQDDETLSYEEYLNILSRDHRKLDHPIMHRVTKHMQDLEVSWKEWDINSDSKLSKEEFSSSNLSRSIPGLALTKWEDWDRNGDNFLDQSEAKQVLEIAYGLRYPTGELLWAPSGLIISGMLFDYVDKNGDHLIDLEEAKLAKFGFGDNTQTPELFKQMDQNDNGTLTMAEWKSDLTHWIDPVGSFLAFDTDFDGRLSREELLSGTPSWQLPVTEFLFPGFDLNGDTVLSLQEYRETPFANLALIWQELRTDRDNDGYLSITEFQWDRDLFGAALAQEYFQRFDVNQDGKLSLDEFTFRINQAKAPLEIVFRLRDSDQNGLISFEEILEDLKLPENANEKQKLHYETTLIRIEDAFRRADRNQDNSLDQAEFQSEAAREVVAPHLVVKKKNFSSSRVSRSSLSKETEEDDGMWVILALNVLLLAGVLVFLVRKMKLFTR; via the coding sequence TTGAGCCTTCAGGAATTTATCAATCGACAAGCACCAAAACAACCGATTTTCCTGAATGAGTTTCGTTTTCTTGATGCAGATCATAACCAACTTCTCACAAAAAATGAATTTCTGGCAACTGTTTCAAAAGAACAACAATCACGAGCTTTACGTGATTTCACTGTGTTTAACCTGCAAGATGATGAAACTCTGAGTTACGAAGAATATCTCAATATCCTTTCCCGAGATCATAGAAAATTAGATCATCCGATAATGCACCGTGTGACAAAACACATGCAAGACCTAGAAGTAAGTTGGAAGGAATGGGATATTAACAGCGATTCCAAACTAAGCAAGGAAGAGTTTAGCTCATCAAACCTCTCTCGCTCCATTCCTGGATTGGCATTAACTAAGTGGGAAGACTGGGACAGAAATGGTGATAACTTTCTTGATCAATCAGAGGCAAAACAAGTTCTTGAAATTGCCTACGGTCTACGTTACCCAACGGGAGAACTGCTCTGGGCACCATCAGGCTTAATAATATCGGGAATGCTCTTTGACTATGTAGATAAGAACGGCGATCATCTGATTGACTTAGAAGAGGCAAAATTAGCTAAGTTTGGATTTGGCGATAACACGCAAACCCCTGAATTGTTTAAACAGATGGACCAGAATGATAACGGAACGCTCACAATGGCCGAATGGAAAAGTGATCTGACGCACTGGATTGATCCGGTGGGATCATTTCTGGCATTTGACACGGATTTTGATGGTCGTTTGAGTCGTGAAGAGCTTCTAAGTGGCACCCCCTCTTGGCAACTACCGGTGACAGAATTCTTGTTTCCTGGATTTGATTTGAATGGTGATACTGTTCTTTCTCTTCAGGAATACCGCGAGACCCCCTTTGCTAATTTAGCACTTATCTGGCAAGAGTTACGGACAGATCGAGATAATGATGGCTATCTCAGTATTACAGAGTTTCAGTGGGATAGAGACTTATTTGGAGCGGCTTTGGCACAAGAGTACTTTCAACGGTTTGATGTGAATCAAGATGGTAAACTTAGTTTGGATGAATTTACCTTTCGGATAAATCAGGCTAAAGCTCCACTTGAGATTGTTTTTAGACTGCGAGACAGCGATCAAAATGGCCTCATTTCATTTGAAGAGATACTCGAAGATCTTAAGCTTCCTGAGAATGCAAACGAAAAACAAAAACTTCATTATGAGACCACGCTCATTCGCATTGAGGATGCGTTTCGAAGGGCAGATAGAAATCAAGACAACTCGTTGGACCAAGCTGAATTCCAAAGTGAAGCGGCCCGGGAGGTAGTGGCACCTCACCTTGTCGTAAAGAAAAAGAATTTTAGTAGTTCAAGAGTATCTCGTTCTTCCCTCTCTAAAGAAACAGAGGAAGATGATGGGATGTGGGTTATCCTTGCATTAAATGTTTTGTTACTGGCAGGAGTACTTGTTTTTCTGGTGCGAAAAATGAAACTATTTACTCGATAG